One Phoenix dactylifera cultivar Barhee BC4 chromosome 14, palm_55x_up_171113_PBpolish2nd_filt_p, whole genome shotgun sequence DNA window includes the following coding sequences:
- the LOC103701227 gene encoding thioredoxin Y, chloroplastic-like, with product MAVCSTWIAVPSSCNLRRSISLDPSKLSASRSLRSTPLHRLTARSRRLAALPQRRIITPVEAKKQTFSSFDELLEKSDKPVLVDFYATWCGPCQFMVPVLDEVSEKLKGKIQVVKIDTEKYKRIANHYKIEALPTFIIFRDGKPCDRFEGAMPANALIQRVESVLAVSQ from the exons ATGGCGGTCTGCTCCACCTGGATAGCCGTGCCATCGTCGTGCAATCTCCGCCGTTCGATTTCTCTCGACCCCTCCAAACTCTCCGCCTCGAGATCGCTGCGGTCGACGCCGCTCCACCGCCTCACGGCGAGGAGCCGGAGGCTCGCCGCGCTTCCTCAGCGCCGAATAATTACTCCG GTTGAAGCAAAGAAGCAAACATTTTCTTCATTTGATGAATTGCTAGAAAAATCTGACAAGCCAGTGTTGGTTGATTTTTATGCGACCTG gTGTGGTCCGTGCCAATTCATGGTTCCTGTTCTTGACGAAGTGAGTGAAAAATTAAAAGGCAAAATCCAAGTGGTCAAAATTGATACAGAGAAGTACAAAAGGATTGCGAATCACTACAAAATTGAAGCACTGCCTACATTCATCATTTTCAGGGATGGGAAGCCCTGTGATCGCTTT GAAGGAGCAATGCCTGCTAATGCGCTCATTCAACGTGTTGAGAGTGTTCTTGCAGTCTCACAATAG
- the LOC103701226 gene encoding protein SET DOMAIN GROUP 41 isoform X1 → MEMRAREETGLAQDLTPYIPPIAAALHDSFLPSHCTSCFRPFQQQNCSATPLSCPACDAAVRYCSLACSAADSIPHASSGECLLLSLRPLNSGPTSDLRAALRLLYSLDALGLLTPPRRGESPRRIGGLLAGDLENVLEEGGEVAERIREGGSLISRARNRKRARDERRDGAVAVVEEEALLAVLTNAVEVQVSERGALGIAVYGPPFSWFNHSCAPNACYRFELADLSKGTGSCEPGSFRVSPAGTEDASAMWKALNYGEGGASHVLFLGLCRYGPRVIVRSIKPITEGEEVCITYTDLLQPKAMRHLDLWSKYQFVCCCERCSASQEMYIDRLLNCYARDLDLDNSDSRDAGCEELADMLDQAISEYTSDDDPESCCHKLESMLSGSYENKRFQADNPSESKFRLHPCHHLSLNAYIILASAYRTCANSLLTTGLGENNNLEFFKMVRAAAAYSLLLAGATHHLFLSEPSLIATTTHYLISAGESILSIVQSPPWGSTGPIYKSEICWAVHHSPNTSKEGSALLGDKFKAAPVRFLGCTSSILLHSWPFLAQGFCYLESIRSPIDFSWLDLDMVRSQTFAVGRDTTNFAKPECSECKYQAEMSIEKERKGLFQLAVHCLIYGSYLASICFGPRNYLTDHVKELLHGSSGCACVDIFLGPQSNECMCFAVSSVNENLLVHAGGLNSH, encoded by the exons ATGGAGATGCGAGCACGCGAGGAGACGGGGTTGGCCCAAGACCTGACCCCGTACATCCCTCCCATCGCCGCTGCCCTCCACGATTCCTTCCTCCCCTCCCATTGCACCTCCTGCTTCCGCCCCTTCCAACAGCAAAATTGTTCCGCCACTCCCCTCTCCTGCCCCGCCTGCGACGCCGCCGTTCGCTACTGCTCCCTCGCCTGCTCCGCTGCCGACTCCATCCCCCACGCCTCTTCCGGCGAATGCCTCCTCCTCAGCCTCCGCCCCCTCAACTCCGGCCCCACCTCCGACCTCCGCGCCGCCCTCCGCCTCCTCTACTCCCTCGACGCGCTAGGCCTCCTCACTCCCCCTCGCCGGGGCGAGTCCCCCCGGCGGATCGGCGGGTTGCTCGCTGGCGATCTAGAGAACGTTCTCGAAGAAGGCGGCGAGGTCGCGGAGAGGATACGGGAGGGCGGGTCGTTGATATCTCGCGCGAGAAATAGGAAGCGAGCGCGAGATGAGAGGAGAGATGGAGCGGTGgcggtggtggaggaggaggcgcTGTTGGCGGTGCTAACGAACGCCGTGGAGGTGCAGGTTAGCGAGAGGGGCGCTCTCGGGATCGCCGTCTACGGGCCGCCCTTCTCTTGGTTCAACCACAGTTGCGCGCCCAACGCTTGCTACCGGTTCGAGCTGGCCGACCTGTCTAAGGGAACCGGTTCGTGTGAGCCGGGTTCGTTTCGGGTTTCGCCCGCTGGTACTGAAGATGCGTCCGCTATG TGGAAGGCATTAAATTATGGTGAAGGCGGAGCGAGCCATG TTTTGTTTCTAGGATTGTGTAGATATGGGCCAAGGGTTATAGTTCGAAGCATCAAACCAATCACGGAAGGTGAGGAGGTTTGCATTACGTACACTGACCTGCTACAGCCTAAG GCAATGAGACACTTGGACTTGTGGTCAAAGTATCAATTTGTTTGCTGTTGTGAACGTTGTAGTGCATCGCAAGAGATGTATATAGACCGTCTTTTAAAT TGTTATGCTAGGGATTTGGATTTAGATAACAGCGACAGCAGAGATGCTGGATGTGAAGAGCTAGCTGATATGTTAGACCAAGCTATATCTGAATACACATCAGATGACGACCCTGAATCTTGCTGTCATAAGCTTGAAAGCATGCTTTCCGGAAGCTATGAAAACAAAAGGTTCCAAGCAGATAATCCTTCAGAAAGCAAGTTCAGATTGCACCCCTGTCATCATCTTTCTCTGAATGCATACATCATACTTGCATCTGCCTATAGAACATGTGCAAACAGCTTACTAACAACTGGTTTGGGTGAGAATAATAATTTGGAGTTCTTCAAGATGGTCAGGGCTGCTGCAGCTTACTCATTGCTGCTCGCAGGTGCCACACACCACTTATTCTTGTCTGAACCCTCACTAATAGCAACCACCACACATTATTTAATAAGTGCAGGGGAATCAATATTGAGTATTGTTCAAAGTCCACCATGGGGGTCGACTGGACCGATATATAAATCAGAAATTTGCTGGGCGGTACATCATTCTCCGAACACCAGCAAAGAAGGTTCTGCTCTTCTTGGGGATAAGTTCAAGGCTGCACCTGTGAGGTTTCTCGGATGTACCTCAAGCATTTTATTGCATTCCTGGCCATTTTTAGCTCAAGGCTTCTGTTATTTGGAAAGTATTAGAAGTCCAATAGATTTCAGCTGGCTTGATTTGGACATGGTTCGATCTCAGACTTTTGCTGTTGGGAGAGATACTACTAATTTTGCTAAGCCAGAGTGTTCTGAATGCAAATACCAAGCAGAAATGTCcattgaaaaagaaaggaagggccTCTTTCAGCTTGCTGTTCATTGTCTCATCTATGGTAGTTACCTAGCAAGCATATGCTTCGGTCCACGGAACTATTTAACGGATCATGTTAAGGAGCTGCTGCATGGTAGTTCTGGTTGTGCTTGTGTTGACATTTTCTTAGGGCCCCAATCTAATGAATGTATGTGCTTTGCTGTTAGCAGTGTTAATGAGAACCTTTTGGTGCATGCAGGAGGGCTTAATAGCCATTGA
- the LOC103701226 gene encoding protein SET DOMAIN GROUP 41 isoform X2, producing the protein MEMRAREETGLAQDLTPYIPPIAAALHDSFLPSHCTSCFRPFQQQNCSATPLSCPACDAAVRYCSLACSAADSIPHASSGECLLLSLRPLNSGPTSDLRAALRLLYSLDALGLLTPPRRGESPRRIGGLLAGDLENVLEEGGEVAERIREGGSLISRARNRKRARDERRDGAVAVVEEEALLAVLTNAVEVQVSERGALGIAVYGPPFSWFNHSCAPNACYRFELADLSKGTGSCEPGSFRVSPAGTEDASAMWKALNYGEGGASHGLCRYGPRVIVRSIKPITEGEEVCITYTDLLQPKAMRHLDLWSKYQFVCCCERCSASQEMYIDRLLNCYARDLDLDNSDSRDAGCEELADMLDQAISEYTSDDDPESCCHKLESMLSGSYENKRFQADNPSESKFRLHPCHHLSLNAYIILASAYRTCANSLLTTGLGENNNLEFFKMVRAAAAYSLLLAGATHHLFLSEPSLIATTTHYLISAGESILSIVQSPPWGSTGPIYKSEICWAVHHSPNTSKEGSALLGDKFKAAPVRFLGCTSSILLHSWPFLAQGFCYLESIRSPIDFSWLDLDMVRSQTFAVGRDTTNFAKPECSECKYQAEMSIEKERKGLFQLAVHCLIYGSYLASICFGPRNYLTDHVKELLHGSSGCACVDIFLGPQSNECMCFAVSSVNENLLVHAGGLNSH; encoded by the exons ATGGAGATGCGAGCACGCGAGGAGACGGGGTTGGCCCAAGACCTGACCCCGTACATCCCTCCCATCGCCGCTGCCCTCCACGATTCCTTCCTCCCCTCCCATTGCACCTCCTGCTTCCGCCCCTTCCAACAGCAAAATTGTTCCGCCACTCCCCTCTCCTGCCCCGCCTGCGACGCCGCCGTTCGCTACTGCTCCCTCGCCTGCTCCGCTGCCGACTCCATCCCCCACGCCTCTTCCGGCGAATGCCTCCTCCTCAGCCTCCGCCCCCTCAACTCCGGCCCCACCTCCGACCTCCGCGCCGCCCTCCGCCTCCTCTACTCCCTCGACGCGCTAGGCCTCCTCACTCCCCCTCGCCGGGGCGAGTCCCCCCGGCGGATCGGCGGGTTGCTCGCTGGCGATCTAGAGAACGTTCTCGAAGAAGGCGGCGAGGTCGCGGAGAGGATACGGGAGGGCGGGTCGTTGATATCTCGCGCGAGAAATAGGAAGCGAGCGCGAGATGAGAGGAGAGATGGAGCGGTGgcggtggtggaggaggaggcgcTGTTGGCGGTGCTAACGAACGCCGTGGAGGTGCAGGTTAGCGAGAGGGGCGCTCTCGGGATCGCCGTCTACGGGCCGCCCTTCTCTTGGTTCAACCACAGTTGCGCGCCCAACGCTTGCTACCGGTTCGAGCTGGCCGACCTGTCTAAGGGAACCGGTTCGTGTGAGCCGGGTTCGTTTCGGGTTTCGCCCGCTGGTACTGAAGATGCGTCCGCTATG TGGAAGGCATTAAATTATGGTGAAGGCGGAGCGAGCCATG GATTGTGTAGATATGGGCCAAGGGTTATAGTTCGAAGCATCAAACCAATCACGGAAGGTGAGGAGGTTTGCATTACGTACACTGACCTGCTACAGCCTAAG GCAATGAGACACTTGGACTTGTGGTCAAAGTATCAATTTGTTTGCTGTTGTGAACGTTGTAGTGCATCGCAAGAGATGTATATAGACCGTCTTTTAAAT TGTTATGCTAGGGATTTGGATTTAGATAACAGCGACAGCAGAGATGCTGGATGTGAAGAGCTAGCTGATATGTTAGACCAAGCTATATCTGAATACACATCAGATGACGACCCTGAATCTTGCTGTCATAAGCTTGAAAGCATGCTTTCCGGAAGCTATGAAAACAAAAGGTTCCAAGCAGATAATCCTTCAGAAAGCAAGTTCAGATTGCACCCCTGTCATCATCTTTCTCTGAATGCATACATCATACTTGCATCTGCCTATAGAACATGTGCAAACAGCTTACTAACAACTGGTTTGGGTGAGAATAATAATTTGGAGTTCTTCAAGATGGTCAGGGCTGCTGCAGCTTACTCATTGCTGCTCGCAGGTGCCACACACCACTTATTCTTGTCTGAACCCTCACTAATAGCAACCACCACACATTATTTAATAAGTGCAGGGGAATCAATATTGAGTATTGTTCAAAGTCCACCATGGGGGTCGACTGGACCGATATATAAATCAGAAATTTGCTGGGCGGTACATCATTCTCCGAACACCAGCAAAGAAGGTTCTGCTCTTCTTGGGGATAAGTTCAAGGCTGCACCTGTGAGGTTTCTCGGATGTACCTCAAGCATTTTATTGCATTCCTGGCCATTTTTAGCTCAAGGCTTCTGTTATTTGGAAAGTATTAGAAGTCCAATAGATTTCAGCTGGCTTGATTTGGACATGGTTCGATCTCAGACTTTTGCTGTTGGGAGAGATACTACTAATTTTGCTAAGCCAGAGTGTTCTGAATGCAAATACCAAGCAGAAATGTCcattgaaaaagaaaggaagggccTCTTTCAGCTTGCTGTTCATTGTCTCATCTATGGTAGTTACCTAGCAAGCATATGCTTCGGTCCACGGAACTATTTAACGGATCATGTTAAGGAGCTGCTGCATGGTAGTTCTGGTTGTGCTTGTGTTGACATTTTCTTAGGGCCCCAATCTAATGAATGTATGTGCTTTGCTGTTAGCAGTGTTAATGAGAACCTTTTGGTGCATGCAGGAGGGCTTAATAGCCATTGA
- the LOC103701226 gene encoding protein SET DOMAIN GROUP 41 isoform X3: MEMRAREETGLAQDLTPYIPPIAAALHDSFLPSHCTSCFRPFQQQNCSATPLSCPACDAAVRYCSLACSAADSIPHASSGECLLLSLRPLNSGPTSDLRAALRLLYSLDALGLLTPPRRGESPRRIGGLLAGDLENVLEEGGEVAERIREGGSLISRARNRKRARDERRDGAVAVVEEEALLAVLTNAVEVQVSERGALGIAVYGPPFSWFNHSCAPNACYRFELADLSKGTGSCEPGSFRVSPAGTEDASAMWKALNYGEGGASHVLFLGLCRYGPRVIVRSIKPITEGEEVCITYTDLLQPKAMRHLDLWSKYQFVCCCERCSASQEMYIDRLLNCYARDLDLDNSDSRDAGCEELADMLDQAISEYTSDDDPESCCHKLESMLSGSYENKRFQADNPSESKFRLHPCHHLSLNAYIILASAYRTCANSLLTTGLGENNNLEFFKMVRAAAAYSLLLAGATHHLFLSEPSLIATTTHYLISAGESILSIVQSPPWGSTGPIYKSEICWAVHHSPNTSKEGSALLGDKFKAAPVRFLGCTSSILLHSWPFLAQGFCYLESIRSPIDFSWLDLDMVRSQTFAVGRDTTNFAKPECSECKYQAEMSIEKERKGLFQLAVHCLIYGSYLASICFGPRNYLTDHVKELLHGGLNSH, from the exons ATGGAGATGCGAGCACGCGAGGAGACGGGGTTGGCCCAAGACCTGACCCCGTACATCCCTCCCATCGCCGCTGCCCTCCACGATTCCTTCCTCCCCTCCCATTGCACCTCCTGCTTCCGCCCCTTCCAACAGCAAAATTGTTCCGCCACTCCCCTCTCCTGCCCCGCCTGCGACGCCGCCGTTCGCTACTGCTCCCTCGCCTGCTCCGCTGCCGACTCCATCCCCCACGCCTCTTCCGGCGAATGCCTCCTCCTCAGCCTCCGCCCCCTCAACTCCGGCCCCACCTCCGACCTCCGCGCCGCCCTCCGCCTCCTCTACTCCCTCGACGCGCTAGGCCTCCTCACTCCCCCTCGCCGGGGCGAGTCCCCCCGGCGGATCGGCGGGTTGCTCGCTGGCGATCTAGAGAACGTTCTCGAAGAAGGCGGCGAGGTCGCGGAGAGGATACGGGAGGGCGGGTCGTTGATATCTCGCGCGAGAAATAGGAAGCGAGCGCGAGATGAGAGGAGAGATGGAGCGGTGgcggtggtggaggaggaggcgcTGTTGGCGGTGCTAACGAACGCCGTGGAGGTGCAGGTTAGCGAGAGGGGCGCTCTCGGGATCGCCGTCTACGGGCCGCCCTTCTCTTGGTTCAACCACAGTTGCGCGCCCAACGCTTGCTACCGGTTCGAGCTGGCCGACCTGTCTAAGGGAACCGGTTCGTGTGAGCCGGGTTCGTTTCGGGTTTCGCCCGCTGGTACTGAAGATGCGTCCGCTATG TGGAAGGCATTAAATTATGGTGAAGGCGGAGCGAGCCATG TTTTGTTTCTAGGATTGTGTAGATATGGGCCAAGGGTTATAGTTCGAAGCATCAAACCAATCACGGAAGGTGAGGAGGTTTGCATTACGTACACTGACCTGCTACAGCCTAAG GCAATGAGACACTTGGACTTGTGGTCAAAGTATCAATTTGTTTGCTGTTGTGAACGTTGTAGTGCATCGCAAGAGATGTATATAGACCGTCTTTTAAAT TGTTATGCTAGGGATTTGGATTTAGATAACAGCGACAGCAGAGATGCTGGATGTGAAGAGCTAGCTGATATGTTAGACCAAGCTATATCTGAATACACATCAGATGACGACCCTGAATCTTGCTGTCATAAGCTTGAAAGCATGCTTTCCGGAAGCTATGAAAACAAAAGGTTCCAAGCAGATAATCCTTCAGAAAGCAAGTTCAGATTGCACCCCTGTCATCATCTTTCTCTGAATGCATACATCATACTTGCATCTGCCTATAGAACATGTGCAAACAGCTTACTAACAACTGGTTTGGGTGAGAATAATAATTTGGAGTTCTTCAAGATGGTCAGGGCTGCTGCAGCTTACTCATTGCTGCTCGCAGGTGCCACACACCACTTATTCTTGTCTGAACCCTCACTAATAGCAACCACCACACATTATTTAATAAGTGCAGGGGAATCAATATTGAGTATTGTTCAAAGTCCACCATGGGGGTCGACTGGACCGATATATAAATCAGAAATTTGCTGGGCGGTACATCATTCTCCGAACACCAGCAAAGAAGGTTCTGCTCTTCTTGGGGATAAGTTCAAGGCTGCACCTGTGAGGTTTCTCGGATGTACCTCAAGCATTTTATTGCATTCCTGGCCATTTTTAGCTCAAGGCTTCTGTTATTTGGAAAGTATTAGAAGTCCAATAGATTTCAGCTGGCTTGATTTGGACATGGTTCGATCTCAGACTTTTGCTGTTGGGAGAGATACTACTAATTTTGCTAAGCCAGAGTGTTCTGAATGCAAATACCAAGCAGAAATGTCcattgaaaaagaaaggaagggccTCTTTCAGCTTGCTGTTCATTGTCTCATCTATGGTAGTTACCTAGCAAGCATATGCTTCGGTCCACGGAACTATTTAACGGATCATGTTAAGGAGCTGCTGCATG GAGGGCTTAATAGCCATTGA
- the LOC103701223 gene encoding abscisic stress-ripening protein 5-like, with translation MSEEKHHHHHHFHHDKEEKPVEYSETAYSTGSGYGEGGYGGEGGYGAGYGAGYGGQGGYNAGYAQTTEVVSESNEGRYEDYEKEEKHHKQKEHLGEMGAIAAGAFGLYEKHEAKKDPEHAHRHKIEEEVAAAVAVGSGGYAFHEHHEKKEAKEEAEESHGKKHHHLF, from the exons ATGTCGGAGGAgaagcaccaccaccaccaccacttcCACCACGACAAGGAGGAAAAGCCCGTGGAGTACTCGGAGACGGCCTACTCCACCGGAAGCGGCTACGGCGAAGGCGGCTACGGCGGCGAAGGCGGGTACGGCGCCGGGTACGGCGCCGGGTACGGCGGCCAAGGCGGGTACAACGCCGGCTACGCCCAGACAACGGAGGTGGTCTCGGAGTCCAACGAGGGGAGGTACGAGGATtatgagaaggaggagaagcacCACAAGCAGAAGGAGCATCTCGGCGAGATGGGCGCGATAGCCGCCGGCGCCTTTGGTCTG TATGAGAAGCATGAGGCCAAGAAGGATCCGGAGCATGCACACAGGCATAAGatagaggaggaggtggctgcgGCCGTGGCGGTGGGCAGCGGAGGGTATGCCTTCCATGAGCACCATGAGAAGAAGGAAGCCAAGGAGGAAGCTGAGGAATCTCATGGGAAGAAGCATCATCACCTCTTCTAG